The genomic window CCGATCCGATCACCGACTACGCCCGATGGGTCCTGGACGTTCCCCTGCTGTGCGTCCGACGCGACGGCCCGTGCTGGGACGCGCCACCGGGGGCGACGTTCGCCGACTGGCTCGGCGGCGGCCTCGACGATGCTCTCGGCCGCCGGCCCACCCACGACGACCTCGACTACCACCTGACCACGGTGTTCCCTCCGGTGCGGGCAATGGGGCATCTCGAGGTGCGGTACCTGGACATGCAGCCCGGTAGCCGTCGGCGGCTGCCGATCGTGGCACTCGAGGCCTTGCTGCGGGCACCGGACGTCTCCGCTGTCACGGCCACGACCCGTGGCTGCTGGCGGGACGCGGCCCGTGTCGGTCTCCGCGACCGCGAACTGCGGTCCGGTGCGGCGGCGGTACTCGAGCTCGCGGCCGAGTACGCGGTGGATCCGGGGGCGGCGGCGGAGCTTTCCACCGAGGCGCGACGATGCCGGAAGGAGACACGATGAGCGGACTGCGAGAAGAATTGGCGGCGGCGCTGGCGTGGGCCCGGCAGCGCAGCACCGTCCTCACGATCAGCGTCGACGATGCGGACCTCGTCGCGCAGCATTCGCCCCTGATGAGCCCACTCGTGTGGGACCTCGCGCACATCGGGAACCAGGAGGAGCTGTGGCTGGTGCGCGACGTCGGCGGCCGGGAACCGGTCCGCCACGACATCGACGATCTGTACGACGCGTTCAGACACCCGCGCCGGACCCGGCCGGCTCTACCGCTGCTGGGGCCGGACGAGACACGCCGCTACGTTGACGAGGTGCGCGACAAGACGTGGGACATCTTGGACGCCAGCACGTTCCGGGGATCGCGGTTGGTCGAGGACGGATTCGTGTTCGCGATGATCGCGCAGCACGAGCAGCAGCACGACGAGACCATGCTCGCGACGCACCAGCTGCGGCTCGGGCGTCCGGTACTGACGGCGGAACCGGTACCGTCCGCCGTCGCGGCGGGCGATCCCGGTGAGGTCGTCGTTCCTGCAGGGGAATTCGACATGGGGACGAGCAGCGATCCGTGGGCGCTCGACAACGAACGGCCCGGACACCGGGTGTTCGTCGACGCGTTCGCGATCGACACCGTGCCGGTCACCAACGGTGACTACGCGGTGTTCGTCGCCGAGACCGGTTCCGAGGCACCACAGTTCTGGATCGACGACGGCTGCGGCAACTGGTGGCGGCGACGGTTCGGGGTGCTCGAGCCGGTGCCGCCGGACGAGCCGGTGGTGCACGTGTCGTGGTTCGAGGCGAGCGCCTACGCGCGGTGGGCCGGTAAACGTCTGCCCACGGAGGCGGAGTGGGAGAAGGCGGCCCGCTGGGATCCGGTGACGGGTCGCTCCCGCCGCTACCCGTGGGGCGACGATCCGCCGGGACCCGAGCATGCGAATCTCGGGCAGCGACACCTCTCCCCGGCGCCGGTCGGCGCCTACCCGGACGGGGCGTCCCCGCTGGGAGTGCAGCAACTGATCGGGGACGTGTGGGAGTGGACGTCGTCCCCGTTCACCGGTTATCCGGGCTTCGCGGCGTTCCCCTACCGCGAATACTCCGAGGTGTTCTTCGGCGGCGACTACCGGGTGCTGCGCGGCGGTTCGTTCGGCACCGATCCGATCGCGTGCCGCGGCACGTTCCGCAACTGGGACCATCCGGTCCGCCGCCAGATCTTCGCCGGGTTCCGTTGCGCGAGGGACCTGTAGATGTGCCGGCATCTGGGCTACCTCGGCCCCACCCGGTCGGTCCGCGAGGTGATCACGGCCGGCGAGTTCTCGCTGCTGCGCCAGTCGTGGGATCCGCGGGACATGCGCGGCGGCGGCACCGTCAACGCCGACGGCTTCGGTGCCGCGTGGTGGGGGTCCGGGTCGACGATCTCGCGGTACCGCAGCGCGCAACCGATCTGGTCGGACCCGGTGCTGCCGGAGATGCTGTCGCGGACACGGTCCCATGCGATCGTCGCCGCGGTCCGGTCGGCGACCGTCGGGATGCCCGTCGAACGCAGCGCGTGCGCTCCGTTCGTGTCCGGGCACTGGGCGTTCAGCCTCAACGGGCGGATCGCCGGATGGCCCGAGACGATGACCGAACCGGCACGCCGCCTGCCCGTGCTCGACCTCCTCGGTCTCGAGGCCCCCACCGATTCGGCGTTCGTGTGGTTGCTCGTGCGGGACGCCCTGCGTGAGCACAGCCCGGAGGTGGCGCTCATGCAGGTGACGTCCCTGATTTCCGACGCCGCCCCCGGCTCCCGGCTCAACATGCTGCTCGGCGACGGCCGGCAACTGTGGGCCACCACATGGGACCACTCGCTGTCCGCGCTCGTCGACGACGACCGTGCCGTCGTCAGCTCCGAACCCTACGACCGCAACCACGAATGGAAGGCGATCCCCGACGCGCATCTCGTCACCGCCCGGCCGGGACACCTGATCTCGACGCCGTTGTGAAGACGCCCCCGTGAAGACGCCCCCGTGAAGACGCCCCCGCGAAGACGCCACTGTGAAGGAGCCCCCGTGAGCGCACCGACCCTCGAAGTGCACATCACCCCGGAGCAGCTGGGCGCGGCGCTACGGGCCGACGTCGCCCACGGGCTGACGGCGTCCCCGAAGTGGCTGCCGCCCAAATGGTTCTACGACGCCCGCGGCAGCGAGCTGTTCGAGCGGATCACCCGGTTGCCGGAGTACTACCCGACCCGGACCGAGCGGGCACTGCTCGAACGGTATGCGGGGGAGATCGCCGCGGTCACCGACCCGCGGATCCTCGTCGAACTCGGATCCGGGTCGTCGGAGAAGACCCGACTGCTGCTGCGCAGCCTGCCCGGACTCGAACGGTACGTCCCGCAGGACGTGTCCGAGACCGCGCTGCGGGACGCGGCCCGCCGGACCGCCGACGAGTTCCCCGGCATCGAGGTGCACGGGGTGGTCGGCGACTTCACCGAGTCGCTGCACCACCTGCCCACCGGCGGCCGGCGCACCATCGCCTTCCTCGGCGGCACCCTCGGCAACCTGGTGCCCGACGAACGACGGGAATTCCTGTCCGGGATCGCCGACGTCCTCGACGCGGGAGACCACCTGCTGCTCGGAGTGGGACTCGTGACCGATCCCGCGATCCTCGTCCCGGCGTACGACGACGCGGCCGGGGTGACCGCCGAGTTCGACCGCAACGTGCTGTCGGTTCTGAACAAACAGTTGGGCGCGGACTTCGAACCGGATCGGTTCCGGCACGTCGCCGTGTGGGATCCGGTCGCCGAATGGATCGAGATGCGACTCGAGGCGACCGACGAGATGACCGTCCGCATAGCGGATCCGGGCTTCGACGTGACGTTCGCGGCCGGGGAGCAACTCCGGACCGAGATCTCCGCGAAATTCCGGCTTCCAGGACTCCGCGACGAATTGCGGACCGCGGGATTCGGCGAGGTTCGCACCTGGACCGACGCCGACGAACGGTTCGCGCTGGTGTGCGCGCGGCGGTGACGTCAGAGCGTCAACTGCAGATACGTCATGTCGAGCCAGCGACCGAACTTGCGGCCCACCTCCGGCATCCGGGCGACCGTGACGAACCCGAACCGCTCGTGCAGTGCGATCGAGCCGGTGTTCGACGATTCGACACTCGCCACCATCACGTGCAGGCCGGCGTCGCGGGCCCGCTCGACGAGCGCCGCCATCAGGGCTGTGGCAACCCCGCGACGATGATGGTCGACGTGCACGTACACCGAGTTCTCGACGGTGAACCGGTACGCGCTGCGCGCCCGCCACACCCCGTACGACGCGTATCCGGCGATCCGGCCGTCGACGTCGGCGACGAGGATCGGGAAACCCGCGCCACGACGATCGTCGAACCAGCGCCGTCGATCGCCGAGATCGGCGGGTTCCTCGTCCCAGATCGCCGTCGAATTGGCGATCGCCTCGTTGTGGATCTCGAGGATCCCGGGGAGATCACCTTCGACGGCGTCGCGGACGAGCATCGCGGTGTTCCTGCAGGCCCTAGGCGCCGGCGCTGCGGCGTGCCTTCTCCAGCGCCGCCAGCGTACGCAGGATGGTCGCCTTCTGTCCGTTGAGATCGTTCAGGCGAGCGCGTGCCGCCAGGCCCTGCGACGACTCCGCGAGCTGGATCTGGGCGTCCACCTTGGTCAGCTGATCGAGCAGACCGGTCACCCGCTCCTCGAGCGCGGCGACGTCCAGCTTCTTCGCCGGTGCGACCGCGGCCGTCGGGGTGGGGGCGGGGGTCGACGCGGTGCGCGGTCGTGCCGGTGCCTTCCGGGCCGGAGCCGCGTCCGCCTCGATCGCGGTCACGATACGAGCAGCCTTGGGGCGCAGTGACTTGCGAACCAGGGCCGGGTCCGGCGGCTCGGCCAGACGGATCCCGTTGAGGGCTGTACGGGCGTCACGCGCGGCGACCCGCCATTCGCGCTCCTCCTCGTCGTCGGACTGCAACGTGCCGCCGATCGGGCGCAGACCGTACATGCCCATGAACTTGCGGGCCTCGTCGATGACGGTCTCGTGCTCCCGGCACGTACCGCACCGCGGCTCGTTGCGCAGGTCCTCGATCGACTCGTCGCTTCCGCACCACACACACGACCCGGGAGTCCATCGGCGAGCCGATCGAGTGTTCGAAAAACTGGGAGCTGCGGCGGGGTTTTCCACGGTCTGCGCGTCGATCACGACGAGCCACATTAGGGCAACCGCTCGGCCGCGGCTACACCGAGGTCCCATTTTCCCACCGGTCGTGACCAAACTCATTGCCGGACGGAGACGGGAACGTGAAGAAACAGGCAAAGTCTTGTGCCACACGCGTTCTCCGAAGCGGCCCGGCATCGCGTCGCGCTGCCGGAGTGTTACGCCGACGTGGCGGTGAACCAGTCGACGAGAGGGCGCAGCGTCCGCCACGCGTCACGGACCCGGTCCGCGGCCTCGGCTGAATCGAGCCAGTCCGGGCACCCCAGGTGCACACCGGCCGACAGGGTCCGATGCCGGAGCAGATCGAGACGCGGATGGGCGGGATCGGTACCTCGCGGGCGGGTACGCAACCGGTCGCCGTCGATGTCGTAGCCGGACCGCTTCAGGGCACGCACGGTTCGCTGCAGGGCGCGTCCCCGGCGATCGTCGTCGACGGCTGCACGGTAGCGGGCGAGCTGGTCGGGAGTGGAGGAGTAGAAGCCGCCGGCCACGAACAGGCCGGACGCATCGATCTGGACGTAGAAACCCACCCCGGGGCAGGTCTCGACGACCCCACCCTGATGGGTCTTGTACGGCGTCTTGTCCTTGGAGAAACGGACGTCACGGTACGGGCGGAACACCTTGCCGGAACCGAACTCCGACTCCAACTCGTCGAGCAGCGCCACCATCGGTGCACGCACGGCGGTGTCGTAGACGGAACGGTGGGACGTCCAGAAGACCTTGGAATTGTCGGCCTCGAGGTCCTCGTAGAAGTCCAGGGCGGTGGTCGGGAAGCCGGTGAACACGAGGACGAGGCTACGCCTGTGCGCCTGTCGGTAGCTGGAGCTGCCGACAGGCGCAGAGCGTCTAGGCGATGCCGTTGAACAGCGAGGTCACCGAGCCGTTCTCGAAGACTTCCTGGATGGTGCGGGCCAGCAGCGGGGCGATCGACAGGACGGTGAGCGTCGGGAAACGCTTCTCCTCGGGGATCGGCAGCGTGTTGGTCGTGATGACCTCCTTGGCGCCGCAGTTCGCGAGACGCTCGGCTGCCGGGTCGGAGAACACGCCGTGGGTGGTGGCGATGATGACGTCACCGGCGCCCGCGTTCTTGAGGACCTCGACGGCGCCGGCGATGGTGCCGCCGGTGTCGATCATGTCGTCGATGAGGACGCAGGTGCGGCCGGCGACGTCACCGACGACACGGTTCGACTTGACCTGGTTGGGAACCAGCGGGTCGCGGGTCTTGTGGACGAACGCGAGCGGGGCGCCGTCGAGGGCGTCGGCCCACTTCTCGGCGACCTTGACGCGGCCCGCGTCGGGGGAGACGACGCAGATGTTCTCGGTGCCGTAGTTGTCGCGCACGTGGTCGGCCAGCTGGCCCTGCGCGTGCATGTGGTCGACCGGGCCGTCGAAGAAGCCCTGGATCTGATCGGTGTGCAGGTCGACCGTGATGATGCGGTCGGCACCGGCGGTCTTGAGGAGATCGGCGATGAGACGGGCCGAGATGGGCTCGCGGCCGCGGTGCTTCTTGTCCTGACGCGCGTACGGGTAGAACGGCAGGATCGCGGTGATCCGCTTGGCCGAGCCACGCTTGAGGGCGTCGATCATGATGAGCTGCTCGACGAGCCACTGGTTCAGCGGTGCCGGGAAGCTTTGCAGCACGAACGCATCCGAGCCGCGCACCGACTCCTCGAAGCGGACGAAGATCTCGCCGTTCGCGAAGTCACGCGCAGTCTGCGGCGTGACCTTGATGTCGAGCTCCTTGGCGACCTGCTCCGCCAACTCGGGGTGTGCGCGGCCCGAGAAGAGCATGAGGTTCTTCTGCACGTCGCTGGATATCGCGCTCACTGGTCTTCGCCATCCTTTTGTTCTTGCCGATCGGTTTCTTGCAGTACTGCTCGTTGAGCTGCCTCGGCAGCGGGAGTGCCGGGACGATTGCGCTGCACCCATCCCTCGATGTTGCGCTGTTTGCCGCCGGAGACGGCGAGCGCCCCCGCCGGCACGTCGTTGCGCAGCACGGTTCCGGCGCCGGTGTAGGCGCCGTCACCGACCTGCACGGGTGCGACGAACATGGTGTCGGATCCGGTGCGCACGTGGGATCCGACGATGGTGCGGCTCTTGTGGACGCCGTCGTAGTTGACGAACACGCTCGACGCCCCGATATTGCTGTGCTCGCCGATCGTGGCGTCCCCGACGTACGTCAGGTGCGGGACCTTCGAGTGGGCGCCGATGTCGGCGTTCTTGGTTTCGACGAACGCGCCGAGCTTGCCGGACGCGCCGAGCACGGTACCGGGCCGCAGGTAGGTGAACGGGCCGACGGTGACACCGGCGCCGAGTACCGCGTCGTCGCCGTGGACGCGGATCACCGATGCGCCCGCACCGACCGTGACGTTCGTGAGTGTCGAGTCGGGGCCGATCACGGCGTCCTCGCCGATCGTGGTGGTGCCGCGCAGTTGCACGCCCGGGCGCAGCGTGACGTCCCGTTCGATCGTGACCTCGACGTCGATCCACGTGCTCGACGGATCCTCGACGGTGACCCCGGCCCGCATGTGGCGTTCGAGGACGCGGCGGTTGAGTTCCCCGGCGAGCGCGGACAGCTGCACGCGGTCGTTGGCGCCCGCCACCAGAATGCTGTCCGAGATGTGTTGGGCTCGAACGATCTTCCCCGCGCCTCGGGCGATCGCGACGACATCGGTGAGGTACAGCTCGCCCTGTGCGTTGTCGTCGCTCAGGGAGGACAGGGCGTCTCGCAGCGTGGCCGCGTCGAACGCGTACACCCCCGAGTTGACCTCGGTGATCGCGCGCTGCGCATCGGTGGCGTCGGCCTGCTCGACGATCGCCGCGACCTCGCCGTCGGTGGTCCGCAGGATCCGTCCGTAGCCCGTCGGGTCCGGGGCCGTCGAGGTGAGCACCGTGACCGCGGCCGCGGGTGCCGCGGTGTGCGTGTCGATCAGCGTGCGCAACGTGTCGGCGTCCAACAGGGGGACGTCGGCGGCCGTCACCAGCACGGTGCCGTCGAAGTTCTCGGGCAGCCCGGTGAGCCCGCAGCCGACGGCGTGGCCGGTACCGTTCTGCTCCTCCTGCACGGCGGTCGCAACCGACCGGCCCAGTGCCTTCGCGGCGTCGTCGACGGCGGCGCCGACCCGGTCCCGGTCGTGTCCGACGACGGTGACCAGTTCGGTGGGATCGATCGCTGCCGCGGCATGCAGGGCGTGGGAGAGCATCGAGCGCCCGCCGAGGGTGTGCAGCACCTTCGGGGTCTTCGACCGCATTCGTGTCCCGGCACCGGCAGCAAGGACGATGACAGCGGTCTGCTGTGGCATGAAGCTCCCTCGAAGTCGATCTACGGTGAGCCGCTCTCGCGGCCGGAGTCGTCGCGCGTTCCGGGAAAGAATATCGCGAGGGGATACTGCCACGGCAACGCGTCCGAGACCAGTGACGTCGTGCATCCGTGCGGGGAATCACAACCGGACCGGGAAGTCCGAGCAAGAGGCTCCGCCGCCAGGACTCGAACCTGAACTATCTGAACCAAAATCAGAGGTGCTGCCATTACACTACGGCGGATCGCCGCGCCGGCGAGCTTGCCGTCGGCGGCGCGGGAACGATCCTCGCATGCCGACGCGCCGCGCGTCGAACTGCTCGGAGATTTTCGCTGCGGCGTGTCGGAAAGGACGGTCATTCGCGTGTCGCGACCAGCACGGGAAACCACGAACGAGCGCGCAGCGGGGGAGAAGGCGCCACGTATCCGCATGACGGGAACCCAGCGCCGGGAACAGCTGATCGAGATCGGCCGGGCCCTGTTCGCCGAACGCGGCTACGAGGCCGCGTCGATCGAGGAGATCGCCGCCCGCGCCCAGGTCTCCAAGCCCGTCGTCTACGAACACTTCGGCGGCAAGGAGGGCCTCTACGCCGTCGTCGTCGACCGTGAGATGTCGAAGCTGCTCGAGATGATCACGTCGTCGCTCACCCAGAACCGGTCCCGGATCCGGGTCGAACGGGTAGCACTCGCCCTGCTCACCTACGTCGAGGAACACACCGACGGATTCCGCATCCTCGTACGCGATTCGCCGGTGGCCGCGAAGGAAGGCACCTACTCGAGCCTCCTCAACGAGGCCGTCCGCCAGGTCGGGCACATCCTCGGTGGCGACTTCGGGCGCCGCGGCTTCGACCCCGACCTGGCACCGCTGTACGCGCAGGCCCTCGTCGGCATGGTCGCCACCACCGCCACGTGGTGGCTCGACGAGCGCACCCCGTCCAAGGAAGTCGTGGCCGCGCACCTGGTCAACCTGTGCTGGAACGGGTTGACGAATCTCGAGGCGAACCCACAGCTCGGCGGGTAGCCCCCGGTCCGATGTCGGGGTGCGCGCCTAGAATCGAGCGGTCTGCATTCACGACATCAGGAGCGCACTCGTTGTCTTCCACGCCGCCGTCCTCCACTCCTCTGGCCGGACTCGTCCGCACCGCACTGACCGACGGCGCCGTGGGGCAGGTGGCCGACGACATCGGCCGCGCCGGCTTCGACATCGTCGCCCCCAACGCAGCCCGGCCGTTCGTCGCGGCCGCGCTGGCAGCCCGGACACAACTGCTCGTCGTCACCGCGACCGGGCGTGAGGCCGACGATCTCACCACCGAACTGCGCGAGGTGATCGGCGACGCCGCCGTCCAGTTCCCGTCGTGGGAGACGCTGCCGCACGAACGGCTCTCGCCGAGCTCCGACACCGTGGGACGCCGACTGCACGTGCTCCGTCGCCTCGCACGCCCCGACGACACCGTCTACGGTCCGCCGCTGCAGGTGATCGTCACGACCGTCCGGTCGCTCGTGCAGCCGATGGCGCCGGGGCTCGGGGAGATCGAGCCGATCGTGTTCCGGGTCGGCGCCGAGTACGAGTTCGACGCGTTGATCGAACGATTGGTCGAGCTCGCGTACACACGGGTCGACATGGTCGGCAGCCGCGGCGAGTTCGCGGTCCGCGGCGGCATCCTCGACGTGTTCCCGCCCACCGCGGATCATCCGGTGCGCGTGGAGTTCTGGGGTGACGAGATCACCGAGCTGCGCGCGTTCTCCGTCGCCGACCAGCGGTCGCTGGCCGAACTCGAGGTCGGCACCGTCGTCGCGCCGCCGTGCCGGGAACTGCTGCTCACCGCACCGGTGCGGGACCGGGCCGCGCAGTTGGCCGCCGAGAACCCGGCCGACGCCGCCCTCGTGGAGATGCTCGACAAACTGTCCGCCGGTATTCCCGTCGAGGGCATGGAGGCACTGCTGCCCCTGCTGCAGCCGGGTGAACTGCAGCTGCTCACCGAGGTACTGCCCCGGCAGACCCACGTGCTGCTGTGCGACCCGGAGAAGATCCGCACCCGCGCCACCGACCTGGTGCGCACCGGGCAGGAGTTCCTCGAGGCGTCGTGGACGGCGGCCTCCCTCGGCGGCGCGGCACCGATCGACACGTCCGTGCTCGGCGGCTCGGATCTCGGGGCGTCGGCGTACCGGTCGCTGACCCAGGTGCGGGAGAACGCGGAGGCGCAGGGCCGGCCGTGGTGGACGATCAGCCCGCTCGCGTCCGGACGCGACGACGAACTGGTGCTGCCCGTGCAGCACGCCCCCGAGGTCCGCGGATCCGACGAACTGCTGTCGATGCTGTTCGTGAATCTGCGCGCACACGTCACCACCGGTGGGCGTGCCGTCGTCGTGGTCGCCGGCGGCGGCACCGCCAACCGGGTGCTCGAGCGGCTGCGCGATGCCGACGTCCCCGCCGGGGAACTCGCGCCGGGTGCCGAACCGGCCCGCGGACTGGTCGGGGTGCTGTGCGGCTCGCTGCACGAGGGGCTGGTGCTCCCGGGCGACGAGGGCGCCGGGGTCCCGGGCCTGGTGATCGTCACCGAGGCCGATCTCACCGGTAACCGGGTCGCGGCCGCCGGGGACGGCCGGAAGATGCCGGCCAAGCGCCGCAACCAGGTCGACCCGCTGGCGCTCACCGCCGGCGACATGGTCGTCCACGACCAGCACGGCATCGGCAGGTTCGTCGAGATGGTCGAGCGCACCGTCGGCGGTGCCCGTCGCGAATACCTCGTCCTCGAATACGCGTCGAGCAAACGCGGTCAGCCCGGTGACCGGCTGTTCGTGCCGATGGAATCCCTCGACCAGCTCTCCCGGTACGTCGGCGGTGAACTGCCGGCCCTGTCCAAGCTCGGTGGATCCGACTGGCAGAACACGAAACGCAAGGCGCGCAAGGCGGTTCGAGAGATCGCCGGCGAACTGGTGCAGTTGTACGCGGCCCGGCAGGCCGCACCCGGTCACGCGTTCGCCCCGGACACGCCGTGGCAGAAGGAGATGGAGGACGCGTTCGCGTTCACCGAGACCCACGACCAGCTCACCGTCATCGACGAGGTCAAGGCCGACATGGAGAAGCCGGTCCCGATGGACCGCGTCGTCATCGGTGACGTCGGCTACGGCAAGACCGAGGTCGCGGTGCGGGCCGCGTTCAAGGCCGTGCAGGACGGCAAGCAGGTCGCGGTGCTCGTCCCGACGACACTGCTCGCGCAGCAGCACCTGCAGACGTTCGCCGAGCGGATGGCGAACTTCCCCGTCAAGGTGCGCGGCCTGTCCCGCTTCACCGATCCGGGCGAGTCGAAGGAGATCATCACGCAGCTCGCGGACGGCGAGATCGACATCGTCGTCGGCACCCACCGGCTGCTGCAGACCGGGGTCCGTTGGAAGGACCTCGGTCTGGTGATCGTCGACGAGGAACAGCGGTTCGGCGTCGAACACAAGGAACACATCAAGGCGCTGCGCACCCACGTCGACGTGCTCACCATGTCGGCCACCCCGATCCCGCGCACCCTGGAGATGAGCATGGCCGGCATCCGGGAGATGTCGACGATCCTCACCCCGCCCGAGGAGCGGCACCCGATCCTCACGTACGTCGGCGCGTACGCGGACAAGCAGGTGGCCGCCGCGATCCGGCGCGAACTGCTGCGCGACGGCCAGGTGTTCTACGTCCACAACCGGGTCTCCTCGATCGACAAGGCCGCCAAGCGGCTCCGCGACCTCGTACCCGAGGCCCGGGTGGTGGTCGCTCACGGGCAGATGAACGAGGAAACCCTCGAGAAGACCGTGCAGGGCTTCTGGGAACGCGAGTTCGACGTGCTGGTGTGCACCACGATCATCGAGACCGGCCTCGACATCTCCAACGCCAACACCCTCATCGTCGAACGCGCCGACTCGCTCGGCCTGTCGCAGCTGCACCAGCTGCGCGGACGTGTCGGCCGCAGCCGCGAACGCGGTTACGCCTACTTCCTGTACCCGCCGGAGAAGCCGCTCACCGAGACCGCGTACGACCGGCTCGCCACGATCTCGCAGAACTCCGACCTCGGCGCCGGCATGGCCGTCGCGATGAAGGACCTCGAGATCCGCGGCGCCGGAAACGTATTGGGCGCCGAACAGTCCGGCCACGTCGCCGGCGTCGGATTCGACCTGTACGTGCGGCTCGTCGGCGAGGCCGTCGAGGCGTATCGCGCAGTCGCCGACGGTCGGCCCGTCACCACCGAGCCGGAGGTCAAGGAGGTGCGCATCGATCTTCCGGTCGACGCGCACATCCCGCCCGACTACGTCACCAGCGACCGGCTGCGGCTCGAGGGGTACCGCAAGCTCGCCGCCGCCACCGACTCCGACGCGATCGCCGCCGTGATCGAGGAACTCGTCGACCGGTACGGGCCGCTGCCCGAGGAGGTGCGGAGGCTGGTGTCGGTCGCGAAACTGCGCCTGCTGTGCCGCGAGTACGGGATCGAGGAGGTCGCGGTCACCGGCACCCAGCTGAAGGTCTCGCCGATGCAGCTGCCCGATTCGAAGCAGTTGCGGCTCAAGCGGATCTATCCGAGTGCCCAGTACCGGGCCACCACCGGCCTGGTGCAGATGCCGCTGCCGCGCGCCGGGTCCGGTGGTATCGGTGCAGACCGGTTGCGTGACGTCGAACTGCTGCAGTACATCGCCGACTTCCTGCTCGCGATGGACGGCAAGGCCGCCGGCTCGGTGGACGTGCACTGTGCCTGACACCGTGGGAGGAACACTGGGGGAGGCGCTGAAAGAAGCCGCCGCGGTCATGGACCGGCTGTGGCGGGCCGGGGGCTGGGAGACCACCCAGACCCACGATTCGCTGCGCCCCTACCTGCTCGAGGAAACCTACGAGCTGCTCGACGCGATCCAGTCCGGCGACCCGGTGTCGGTCCGGGAAGAACTCGGCGACCTGTTGCTGCAGGTGCTGTTCCACTCCCGGATCGCCGAGGCGGCCGGCGAGTTCACCGTCGACGACGTCGCCGCGGACCTGGTCGCGAAACTCGTGCACCGCAGCCCGCACCTCGCCGACGGCCTCGACGGGCCGATCGACATCGCCGAACAGGAACGGGCCTGGGAGGCCCGCAAGGCCGCGGAGAAGGCCCGGCAGTCCTGCATCGACGGCATCGCGTTGCAGCAGCCGGCGCTCGCGTTGGCGGAGAAGGTGATCTCGCGGGCCCGGAAGGCCGGGCTGCCGGACGACCTCGTCCCCGGTGAACTGCGGACGGTCCGGCTGGGCGGTGAGACCAGTGCCGAGGACGACCTCCGCACGGCCACACTGCGATTCGTCGACCGCATCCGGGCCGCCGAGTCCGCCGCGCACGCGGACGGTGTCGCGTGGGGCGGACTCGGGGCGGACGACTGGCGAACCTACTGGAGCAGCTGAGCGGCCATCAGCTGGGTGAATCGTTGTGGTGCTTCGCGATTCGGCCGTTCCCGTCGAGCTCCAGGGTCACGTCGATGCCGATCTTGCG from Prescottella sp. R16 includes these protein-coding regions:
- the glmU gene encoding bifunctional UDP-N-acetylglucosamine diphosphorylase/glucosamine-1-phosphate N-acetyltransferase GlmU, with amino-acid sequence MPQQTAVIVLAAGAGTRMRSKTPKVLHTLGGRSMLSHALHAAAAIDPTELVTVVGHDRDRVGAAVDDAAKALGRSVATAVQEEQNGTGHAVGCGLTGLPENFDGTVLVTAADVPLLDADTLRTLIDTHTAAPAAAVTVLTSTAPDPTGYGRILRTTDGEVAAIVEQADATDAQRAITEVNSGVYAFDAATLRDALSSLSDDNAQGELYLTDVVAIARGAGKIVRAQHISDSILVAGANDRVQLSALAGELNRRVLERHMRAGVTVEDPSSTWIDVEVTIERDVTLRPGVQLRGTTTIGEDAVIGPDSTLTNVTVGAGASVIRVHGDDAVLGAGVTVGPFTYLRPGTVLGASGKLGAFVETKNADIGAHSKVPHLTYVGDATIGEHSNIGASSVFVNYDGVHKSRTIVGSHVRTGSDTMFVAPVQVGDGAYTGAGTVLRNDVPAGALAVSGGKQRNIEGWVQRNRPGTPAAEAAQRAVLQETDRQEQKDGEDQ
- the mfd gene encoding transcription-repair coupling factor, producing the protein MSGCAPRIERSAFTTSGAHSLSSTPPSSTPLAGLVRTALTDGAVGQVADDIGRAGFDIVAPNAARPFVAAALAARTQLLVVTATGREADDLTTELREVIGDAAVQFPSWETLPHERLSPSSDTVGRRLHVLRRLARPDDTVYGPPLQVIVTTVRSLVQPMAPGLGEIEPIVFRVGAEYEFDALIERLVELAYTRVDMVGSRGEFAVRGGILDVFPPTADHPVRVEFWGDEITELRAFSVADQRSLAELEVGTVVAPPCRELLLTAPVRDRAAQLAAENPADAALVEMLDKLSAGIPVEGMEALLPLLQPGELQLLTEVLPRQTHVLLCDPEKIRTRATDLVRTGQEFLEASWTAASLGGAAPIDTSVLGGSDLGASAYRSLTQVRENAEAQGRPWWTISPLASGRDDELVLPVQHAPEVRGSDELLSMLFVNLRAHVTTGGRAVVVVAGGGTANRVLERLRDADVPAGELAPGAEPARGLVGVLCGSLHEGLVLPGDEGAGVPGLVIVTEADLTGNRVAAAGDGRKMPAKRRNQVDPLALTAGDMVVHDQHGIGRFVEMVERTVGGARREYLVLEYASSKRGQPGDRLFVPMESLDQLSRYVGGELPALSKLGGSDWQNTKRKARKAVREIAGELVQLYAARQAAPGHAFAPDTPWQKEMEDAFAFTETHDQLTVIDEVKADMEKPVPMDRVVIGDVGYGKTEVAVRAAFKAVQDGKQVAVLVPTTLLAQQHLQTFAERMANFPVKVRGLSRFTDPGESKEIITQLADGEIDIVVGTHRLLQTGVRWKDLGLVIVDEEQRFGVEHKEHIKALRTHVDVLTMSATPIPRTLEMSMAGIREMSTILTPPEERHPILTYVGAYADKQVAAAIRRELLRDGQVFYVHNRVSSIDKAAKRLRDLVPEARVVVAHGQMNEETLEKTVQGFWEREFDVLVCTTIIETGLDISNANTLIVERADSLGLSQLHQLRGRVGRSRERGYAYFLYPPEKPLTETAYDRLATISQNSDLGAGMAVAMKDLEIRGAGNVLGAEQSGHVAGVGFDLYVRLVGEAVEAYRAVADGRPVTTEPEVKEVRIDLPVDAHIPPDYVTSDRLRLEGYRKLAAATDSDAIAAVIEELVDRYGPLPEEVRRLVSVAKLRLLCREYGIEEVAVTGTQLKVSPMQLPDSKQLRLKRIYPSAQYRATTGLVQMPLPRAGSGGIGADRLRDVELLQYIADFLLAMDGKAAGSVDVHCA
- a CDS encoding TetR/AcrR family transcriptional regulator encodes the protein MTGTQRREQLIEIGRALFAERGYEAASIEEIAARAQVSKPVVYEHFGGKEGLYAVVVDREMSKLLEMITSSLTQNRSRIRVERVALALLTYVEEHTDGFRILVRDSPVAAKEGTYSSLLNEAVRQVGHILGGDFGRRGFDPDLAPLYAQALVGMVATTATWWLDERTPSKEVVAAHLVNLCWNGLTNLEANPQLGG
- a CDS encoding MazG family protein encodes the protein MDRLWRAGGWETTQTHDSLRPYLLEETYELLDAIQSGDPVSVREELGDLLLQVLFHSRIAEAAGEFTVDDVAADLVAKLVHRSPHLADGLDGPIDIAEQERAWEARKAAEKARQSCIDGIALQQPALALAEKVISRARKAGLPDDLVPGELRTVRLGGETSAEDDLRTATLRFVDRIRAAESAAHADGVAWGGLGADDWRTYWSS